A window of the Brassica oleracea var. oleracea cultivar TO1000 chromosome C1, BOL, whole genome shotgun sequence genome harbors these coding sequences:
- the LOC106306738 gene encoding uncharacterized protein LOC106306738, protein MEAGAESDVDRPVDSDSPAAEESGTNQNSGGRSEPSPSKQGEILRTLATVEKDSQAIAESFSSLFVSLRSTLSEATSSSVDHMGCFGDAAGRLQETALDASTKGNRYINSCLRLNEEIKGVENLAARLKHLRRNVDVLDTAVNKLLRPP, encoded by the exons ATGGAAGCCGGAGCTGAATCTGATGTGGATCGGCCGGTTGATAGCGATTCTCCGGCAGCGGAGGAATCTGGAACGAATCAAAACAGCGGCGGAAGATCGGAGCCGTCGCCGTCGAAGCAAGGGGAGATATTAAGAACACTTGCGACGGTGGAGAAGGATTCGCAGGCAATCGCGGAGAGCTTCTCGTCTCTCTTTGTGTCCCTCAGATCGACTCTCTCAGAG GCTACGAGTAGCTCGGTTGATCACATGGGTTGCTTCGGAGATGCAGCAGGACGGCTTCAGGAGACTG CTTTAGATGCTTCCACCAAAGGGAACCGTTACATCAACTCTTGCCTTAG ATTGAACGAGGAAATTAAAGGCGTTGAGAATCTGGCGGCTAGGTT AAAGCACCTGAGGAGAAATGTGGATGTTCTTGACACGGCTGTGAACAAGCTTCTCCGTCCTCCATGA